In one Vicia villosa cultivar HV-30 ecotype Madison, WI unplaced genomic scaffold, Vvil1.0 ctg.000345F_1_1, whole genome shotgun sequence genomic region, the following are encoded:
- the LOC131627048 gene encoding glucose-6-phosphate isomerase, cytosolic-like has translation MASSTLISDTQAWKELKDHAEDIKKSHLRDLLSNEERSQSLTVEFDGILLDYSRQQATLETREKLFKLAEVASLKEKINQMYNGEHINSTENRAVLHVALRASRDAVIQSDGKNVVPDVWNVLDKIKEFSERVRSGSWVGATGKELKDVVAIGIGGSFLGPLFVHTALQTDPEAIESARGRQLRFLANVDPIDVAKTITGLNPETTLVVVVSKTFTTAETMLNARTLREWIIASLGPSAVAKHMVAVSTNLALVEKFGIDPNNAFAFWDWVGGRYSVCSAVGVFPLSLQYGFSVVEKFLKGASSIDQHMYSEPFERNIPVLLGLLSVWNVSFLGYPARAILPYTQALEKFAPHIQQVSMESNGKGVSIDGTPLPFEAGEIDFGEPGTNGQHSFYQLIHQGRVIPCDFIGVVKSQQPVYLKGEVVSNHDELMSNFFAQPDALAYGKTPEQLQKENVPPHLVSHKTFSGNRPSVSLLLPSLNAYNVGQLLAIYEHRIAVEGFIWGINSFDQWGVELGKSLATQVRKQLNASRTKGEPIQGFNFSTTAMITRYLQASSDIPADPPTSLPQI, from the exons ATGGCTTCCTCCACTCTCATCTCTGACACTCAGGCATGGAAGGAGTTGAAG GACCATGCTGAGGACATTAAAAAGTCCCATTTGCGTGATCTATTGAGTAACGAAGAGAGATCACAGTCACTGACAGT TGAATTTGATGGAATTCTATTGGACTACTCAAGGCAGCAGGCCACCCTTGAAACAAGGGAAAAACTTTTCAAATTGGCTGAG GTTGCATCCCTCAAGGAAAAAATAAACCAGATGTACAATGGGGAGCAT ATAAACAGCACTGAGAATAGAGCAGTACTTCATGTAGCTCTTCGTGCTTCAAGGGATGCGGTTATACAGAGTGATGGAAAGAATGTTGTCCCAGATGTTTGGAATGTTCTGGACAAGATCAAGGAGTTCTCTGAGAGGGTCCGCAGTGGATCTTGG GTCGGAGCTACTGGAAAGGAACTGAAGGATGTCGTTGCCATCGGTATTGGTGGTAGCTTCTTAGGTCCACTCTTTGTTCACACAGCTCTTCAAACAG ATCCTGAAGCAATTGAATCTGCAAGAGGACGTCAGCTGCGCTT CCTTGCAAATGTTGATCCAATTGATGTTGCTAAAACAATCACAGGATTAAATCCTGAAACAACACTAG TTGTGGTTGTGTCAAAGACTTTTACGACTGCTGAAACCATGTTGAATGCTCGAACACTCAGAGAAtggattatagcttccttagg GCCATCAGCAGTTGCAAAACATATGGTCGCAGTTAGTACAAATCTCGCG CTTGTGGAAAAGTTTGGCATCGATCCTAATAATGCTTTTGCATTTTGGGATTGGGTTGGTGGCCGTTATAGTG TCTGCAGTGCTGTAGGAGTGTTTCCTTTATCCCTACAATATGGTTTCTCAGTAGTTGAGAA GTTTTTGAAGGGAGCTTCCAGCATTGATCAACATATGTATTCAGAACCATTTGAAAGAAACATACCT GTGCTTCTGGGACTGTTGAGTGTATGGAATGTCTCCTTTCTTGGATATCCTGCCAGA GCCATCCTACCTTATACTCAAGCCCTGGAAAAGTTTGCCCCACATATTCAACAg GTTAGCATGGAAAGTAATGGCAAGGGTGTTTCAATTGATGGCACCCCTCTACCGTTTGAGGCCGGTGAAATTGATTTCGGTGAACCAGGAACAAATGGCCAGCATAGTTTTTATCAACTTATACACCAG GGACGCGTTATTCCATGTGATTTTATTGGAGTTGTGAAAAGTCAGCAACCAGTTTATTTAAAAG GAGAGGTTGTGAGCAACCATGATGAGTTAATGTCAAACTTTTTTGCACAGCCAGATGCCCTTGCCTACGGGAAG ACCCCAGAACAATTGCAGAAAGAGAATGTTCCTCCACATCTTGTGTCACACAAG ACATTCTCAGGCAACCGACCTTCTGTCAGCCTTCTGCTTCCATCATTGAATGCTTATAATGTTGGACAG TTGTTGGCAATATATGAACACAGAATTGCTGTCGAAGGTTTCATATGGGGCATCAATTCTTTTGACCAATGGGGAGTGGAGCTAGGGAAG TCATTAGCCACTCAAGTGAGAAAGCAACTTAATGCATCTCGCACAAAAGGAGAACCAATTCAAGGCTTTAATTTCAGCACTACAGCTATGATAACAAGATATCTTCAG GCAAGTTCAGATATTCCAGCTGATCCTCCAACCAGTTTACCTCAGATATAA